A window from Erythrobacter sp. YJ-T3-07 encodes these proteins:
- a CDS encoding GNAT family N-acetyltransferase, translating into MNSAQTDDWHIRLARRGDAAAMPAIEREASRMFGRIDGLAWVAGQAPVPVDRLERYIARGHCLVAQAGEHLVGFLVTEPFGRELHAYEFSVHPDWQGRGIGSALLRGCMIDARNSGFTAITLTTFGEVPWNAPFYRRMGFVDIAAADNPRLAGELAAEAERGMPAEARIAMTCALG; encoded by the coding sequence GTGAACAGCGCACAGACCGACGACTGGCACATCCGCCTCGCGCGGCGCGGCGATGCGGCAGCGATGCCCGCGATCGAGCGTGAAGCGAGCAGGATGTTCGGACGAATCGACGGGTTGGCGTGGGTCGCCGGGCAGGCACCCGTGCCGGTCGACCGGCTGGAGCGCTATATTGCGCGCGGCCATTGCCTTGTGGCGCAGGCCGGCGAGCACCTCGTCGGATTTCTGGTGACCGAACCCTTCGGGCGCGAGTTGCATGCATACGAATTCAGCGTGCATCCCGACTGGCAGGGCCGCGGGATCGGTTCGGCGCTGCTGCGCGGATGCATGATCGACGCGCGCAATTCGGGCTTCACCGCGATCACGCTTACGACGTTCGGGGAGGTCCCGTGGAATGCGCCGTTCTATCGCCGGATGGGCTTCGTCGACATCGCCGCAGCGGACAACCCGCGTCTGGCAGGCGAACTCGCGGCCGAGGCGGAGCGGGGCATGCCCGCCGAAGCGCGCATCGCGATGACCTGCGCGCTTGGTTGA
- a CDS encoding response regulator, whose translation MPPDGASPRKTRNYGPVLIVEDDAVLALAVEDALIEAGARDIAIAATTSQAIERLRDGDVETVILDVHLADRGDGWAIAEVLRALGPNAPKVIFATGSPDEIPAHVADLGPVLGKPYDFDDLLAHVGKPERPSFLSRLKRD comes from the coding sequence ATGCCGCCGGACGGCGCCAGCCCCCGAAAGACCCGCAATTACGGGCCTGTCCTGATTGTCGAAGACGATGCCGTCCTTGCCCTCGCGGTGGAAGACGCGCTGATCGAGGCGGGCGCGCGCGACATCGCGATCGCCGCAACGACATCACAGGCGATCGAGCGGCTGCGCGATGGCGACGTGGAAACCGTAATCCTCGACGTCCATCTGGCCGACCGTGGCGATGGCTGGGCAATTGCAGAAGTGCTGCGGGCGCTCGGCCCCAATGCACCCAAGGTCATCTTCGCGACCGGATCGCCCGACGAAATACCCGCCCACGTTGCTGATCTGGGCCCGGTGCTGGGCAAGCCGTACGATTTCGACGACCTTCTGGCGCATGTCGGCAAGCCCGAGCGGCCCTCCTTCCTCTCCCGCCTCAAGCGCGACTGA
- a CDS encoding response regulator: MSIGENVAANLPYLRRYARALTGSQQTGDAFVRATLEAALADDELKSSLEGGRVPLYRAFNKVWSSAYLEVSDRGADNADLPDQISADRLQTVTPLNRQALLLTTLEDFTIEQSAEIMEIAPQDVEKMVQDAIAEIDRESATSVLIIEDEPLISMQLEDLVRGLGHDICGTAATRTQAQQVVAEKTPGLVLADIQLADGSSGLDAVDDILSIGSVPVIFITAYPERLLTGDRPEPTYLVTKPFQEATVRAAISQALFFNASHENASA, translated from the coding sequence ATGTCCATTGGAGAAAATGTCGCTGCAAACCTGCCCTATCTGCGTCGCTACGCGCGCGCGCTGACGGGATCGCAGCAGACTGGTGACGCCTTCGTGCGCGCCACGCTCGAAGCGGCGCTGGCCGACGACGAGCTCAAGTCCTCGCTCGAAGGCGGCCGCGTGCCGCTGTACCGGGCGTTCAACAAGGTATGGTCGAGCGCCTATCTCGAAGTGTCGGACCGGGGGGCAGACAATGCCGACCTGCCCGACCAGATCAGCGCCGACCGGCTGCAAACCGTCACGCCGCTCAACCGGCAGGCGCTGCTGCTGACTACGCTGGAAGATTTCACGATCGAGCAGTCGGCGGAGATCATGGAGATCGCGCCGCAGGACGTCGAAAAGATGGTCCAGGATGCGATCGCCGAAATCGATCGCGAATCGGCCACCAGCGTGCTCATTATCGAAGACGAGCCGCTGATCTCGATGCAGCTGGAAGACCTCGTACGCGGCCTCGGCCACGACATCTGCGGCACCGCCGCCACGCGCACGCAGGCGCAGCAGGTGGTCGCGGAGAAGACCCCGGGTCTGGTGCTTGCAGATATCCAGCTCGCCGATGGCTCCTCGGGCCTCGACGCGGTGGACGATATCCTGAGCATCGGCAGCGTGCCGGTGATCTTCATCACCGCCTATCCTGAGCGACTGCTGACCGGCGACCGGCCCGAGCCGACCTATCTGGTCACCAAGCCGTTCCAGGAAGCCACCGTGCGCGCGGCGATCAGCCAGGCGCTGTTCTTCAACGCCAGCCACGAGAACGCCTCCGCCTGA
- a CDS encoding N-acetyltransferase: MTDITVSPLDATKSRDRAAFVDLGRRFAAQLPHSVPQMRAEQLELINPGKNPFFGHAEAQLFIAHRDGKSVGRISAHIDRLALEVPAEQGMGPGTGMFGYFDAEDEAVASALLTAAEDWLRTQGMNRVLGPISMSIWEEPGLLVRGQDHAPMIMMGHHPERYAGYIAGAGYTPAKHLYTYDLPVGREFPPLVQRIVKSGERNNRIRVRPIDLDHYESEIEIVLEILNDAWSQNWGFVPLTEAEVAYTGKKLRPLIHPEINRIAELDGEPVAFMMTLPNVNDLFARTRGKLFPFGWLATLRWLRKPMHAGMRVPLMGVRKRLHNSRLASQLAFMMISQIRQSASGVFHSDRGEVGWILEDNQGMVAIADAIDSSINREYVIYEKDL, from the coding sequence ATGACCGACATCACCGTCTCGCCGCTCGATGCGACGAAAAGCCGCGACCGTGCGGCCTTCGTCGACCTGGGCCGCCGCTTCGCCGCGCAGCTGCCGCACTCGGTTCCGCAAATGCGGGCCGAACAGCTCGAACTCATCAATCCGGGCAAGAACCCGTTCTTCGGCCATGCCGAAGCGCAGCTGTTCATCGCCCATCGCGACGGCAAGTCGGTAGGCCGGATCAGCGCGCATATCGACCGGCTGGCGCTGGAGGTGCCTGCCGAACAGGGCATGGGCCCCGGCACGGGCATGTTCGGCTATTTCGACGCCGAGGATGAAGCGGTCGCCAGCGCGCTGCTCACGGCGGCGGAAGACTGGCTGCGCACGCAGGGGATGAACCGGGTGCTCGGCCCGATCTCCATGTCCATCTGGGAAGAGCCCGGCCTGCTGGTGCGGGGGCAGGATCATGCGCCGATGATCATGATGGGCCACCATCCCGAACGCTATGCTGGCTACATCGCGGGCGCTGGCTATACGCCTGCCAAGCACCTTTATACCTACGATCTGCCCGTCGGCCGGGAATTCCCGCCGCTGGTGCAGCGGATCGTCAAGTCGGGAGAGCGCAACAACCGGATCCGGGTGCGCCCGATCGACCTCGACCATTACGAGAGCGAGATCGAGATCGTTCTCGAAATCCTCAACGATGCATGGTCGCAGAACTGGGGCTTCGTCCCGCTGACCGAGGCGGAGGTCGCCTATACCGGCAAGAAGCTACGCCCGCTGATCCACCCGGAGATCAACCGGATCGCGGAACTGGACGGCGAACCGGTCGCCTTCATGATGACGCTGCCCAACGTCAACGATCTGTTCGCCCGCACGCGCGGCAAGCTGTTCCCGTTCGGCTGGCTTGCGACCCTGCGCTGGCTGCGCAAGCCGATGCACGCAGGGATGCGGGTGCCGCTGATGGGTGTGCGCAAGCGGCTCCACAATTCCCGCCTCGCCAGCCAGCTCGCCTTCATGATGATCAGCCAGATCAGGCAGTCGGCGAGCGGCGTGTTCCACTCGGACCGCGGCGAGGTCGGCTGGATCCTCGAAGACAACCAGGGAATGGTCGCCATCGCCGACGCGATCGACAGCAGCATCAACCGCGAATACGTGATCTACGAGAAGGATTTGTAA